GGCGTGCTCGCCGTTGACCGCGGCGACCGCGATGCTGAACAGGGTCAGCGCGGTGGCGTCGTTGACCAGGCTCTCCCCGGTGAGGATCGAGGTGACCCGTTTCGGCAGGCCGATCTCGTCGCCGTGGGAGACCGTCGTGATGGTGTCCGGCGGGGCCAGCACCGAGCCGAGCACGAACGCGGCGGCCACCCCGATCGACGGCAGCAGCAGCGAGGAGAGCCAGCCGAGCACCCCGGCGGTGAGCACCACGAGGACCACGCCGAGCGAGACGATGGGGCGCAGGTTGGCGCCGAAGCCGGAGACCGAGGCGCCCCGGGTCGCGGACCAGAGCAGCGGCGGGATGACGATCGCCAGGATCAGGTGGCTCTCCAGCTCCAGCCGCGGCACCCCGGGGATGAAGGAGGCCGCGGCGGCCAGCACCACGATCACCCAGCCCGGCTCGAACCGGTGCCGGTGGGCGACCGACGTGACCGCGATCCCGACCCCGATGATGAGCAGCAGCTGCACCCCGTTCACGAGATCAATCTAGGCCTGCTCAGGGCACGGCGCCCAGCATGGTGAGCACGTCGGTGAACATGGTGACGGTGGCCACCGGGTCGAGGTGCTCGGCCTGCCAGCCACGGGTGCGCACGCCCTGCAGGACACCGATCATGGTGGTCCGCACGGTGCGCAGGGTGGCGGGGGAGAGCAGCACGGCCGAGGTGCCGTCGGCGTGCGCGGCCCGGGAGGCGGCGCCGAGCGCGACCAGCACGGCCGCCGACCCGTTGAGGATCTGCGCCACGTGCAGGCGGTCCCGGTCCAGGTTGAAGGTGGCGACGTGCACGGCCAGCCCGAGCCCGGCCAGCAGCCGCCCGGTCTCGTCACCGCTGAGCACCGCCGGCATGGTCGCTGAGTCGTCCTCGGCCACCGCCGCCCCGTCCCCGAACCCGCTCACCAGCTCGGCCGCCACCTCGGCCGGCACCCACAACTCGGCCGGCGGGACGTCGGGGAAACGGCGGCGCAGCGCGGCCTCGACCGCGTCCCGGATCACGTAACCGGGGACCACCTTGTGCTGCTCGGCGAGCCGTCCCATGATCACCGCGACCACGTCGTCGGGGGTCATCGGCCGCTCCATCCACCTACCGTATCCGGGCTCAGGCCACGGCGGGCAGGGTCACCCGGGCGGTGGTACCGGCCGGGCCGCTGGTCACAGTGAGGTCCCCGAGGTGTGCGGCGATCGAGGCGCGGGCGATCGTCAGTCCCAGGCCGACGCCGGGGATGGCCTGCTCACGGGCGTGCCGCCCGCGATAGAAGCGGTCGAAGACGAAGGCCAGCTCGTCGTCCGGGATGCCCACCCCGCAGTCGATGACCTCCACCGTGGGCCGGGGCTCGGCGCCGACCCGGATCGTGATCGGCCGGTCGGCCGGGGTGAACAGCAGCGCGTTGCGCAGCACCTGCTCGATCGCGTGGGACAGCCGGGCCAGGTCGGCCTGCACGACGATCGGCGGGCCGGAGAACACGTCGACCGGCGCGGCGCGCAGCGCCGTGAGCGCCCGGCACGAGGTCAGCGCCGCGGCGACCACGGTGTTCAGGTCGACCGGGCCGACCGGGGCGGGCAGCGGCGCGTCGTGCGGGCGGGTGCCGGACAGGATGTGGTCGACCATCGCGACCAGTCGCTGCCCGTTGCGGTGGATCGGCTCGATCAACCGCTTGTACGCCGCCAGCTCCTCGTTCTCGCTGAGCAGCTCCAGGTATCCCTGGATGCTGGTCACCGGGGTACGCAGCTCGTGCGTGATGGTGGCGACCAGGTCGTCCTCGCGCTGCGCGGCCCGGGACAGGTGATCGCCGAGGTCGGCCATCCGCAGCCGGTTGCGGATCGCGGACAGGTGCGTGGCGGCCTGCCCGGCGAACGTGGTGAGCGCCTCCACCTGGCGGTCGCTGACCTCGCGGGGCACGTCGTCGATCACGCACATCGCGCCGAGCACGTGCCCGTCCTCGTCGATCACCGGGGCGCCGGCGTAGAACCGGATGTTCGGTGCCTCGACCACGTTGCGGTACCCGGAGAACAGCGGGTGCGCGGTGGCGTCCGGGACGATCAGCGGGCGGCGGGCCGGCAGGATCTGCGCGCAGAACGACACGTCGAGCGGGGTCTGCGCGTCGGCCAGGCCGATGCTGCCGGCGAACCACTGCCGGTCCCGGTCGATCAGCGACACGGCCGCCATCGGGGTGTCGAACATGGTGGCCGCGAGCCGCGTGAGATCGTCCAGCACCGCCGCGCGGGGCTCGTCCAGCACCCGGTAGGAGTGCAGTGCGGCGAGCCGGGCTTCGTCGTGGACCTCGTCGCTGACCTCGTCGCTCATAGCCTGACCATCGGCGCGGCATCGGCGATCCTGAGGGTCTGTGATCCGTTACCCGGTGAACCAGAGCCGCATCCGGTCGGTGTGTCCCGACCAGGTCAGGGTGAGGTCCCAGCACCCCGGCTCGGGGATCTTCACGGCCGACGGCCCGGCGCCGTTCGGCAGCTCCTGGGTGGCGGTGAGACCGTCCGAGCGGACGCCGCTGACGGTCAGCGGGGCGGCCGTCTCGACCGGCAGACGGGACACCCAGAGGATCTTGGTGCCGTCCACCGGGTCGGCTTTCGGCGGGGCGAACAGGATCGCCATCAGGCCGCCCTGGTCACCGAGGCGGTGCGGGACGCCGGAGCCGTCGAAGTTGAAGCCCTCCCGGGCCCAGACCGGGAGGGC
Above is a genomic segment from Actinoplanes ianthinogenes containing:
- a CDS encoding GAF domain-containing sensor histidine kinase; its protein translation is MSDEVSDEVHDEARLAALHSYRVLDEPRAAVLDDLTRLAATMFDTPMAAVSLIDRDRQWFAGSIGLADAQTPLDVSFCAQILPARRPLIVPDATAHPLFSGYRNVVEAPNIRFYAGAPVIDEDGHVLGAMCVIDDVPREVSDRQVEALTTFAGQAATHLSAIRNRLRMADLGDHLSRAAQREDDLVATITHELRTPVTSIQGYLELLSENEELAAYKRLIEPIHRNGQRLVAMVDHILSGTRPHDAPLPAPVGPVDLNTVVAAALTSCRALTALRAAPVDVFSGPPIVVQADLARLSHAIEQVLRNALLFTPADRPITIRVGAEPRPTVEVIDCGVGIPDDELAFVFDRFYRGRHAREQAIPGVGLGLTIARASIAAHLGDLTVTSGPAGTTARVTLPAVA